The nucleotide sequence CTTTACTGGCTTCTTTAAATTTATTCATTCAATATTTTCTCTTTCGCTTTTTTATATTCTTCTTCTGTAATTAATCCTTTCTCAAATAGAGCTTTAAATCTCAGTAGTTTTTCCTCCATCGTTTCCGGCTTCATACCTTCTGAATCAGGTTTAAGAGGCAAAGGTGTAAGTTCGTAAAAATGAGATGGGTTATAATCAAATGCCCATAACAAAGGGACAAGAAAAAAATAGCCACATACAATTGGACCAGCAGCAGGTTCTTCT is from Bacteroidota bacterium and encodes:
- a CDS encoding PEGA domain-containing protein: MKSKSNIINPFAILVAALIVLSSCSSTTLIETDPAGAIVYIDGVNKGQSPVRMTNSKIISSCTDIRIEKEGYERLYDEICREEEPAAGPIVCGYFFLVPLLWAFDYNPSHFYELTPLPLKPDSEGMKPETMEEKLLRFKALFEKGLITEEEYKKAKEKILNE